In Eleutherodactylus coqui strain aEleCoq1 chromosome 4, aEleCoq1.hap1, whole genome shotgun sequence, the following are encoded in one genomic region:
- the LOC136626525 gene encoding uncharacterized protein, which translates to MDAQGNDTQHLLANLYTEAEQADLYDIQNLGADVLAELFPTSSEECSAVADILDITLGEMSIAPEDAKDTQVSKACEMSDHVKNWMNPGTQANKENIPAKKHRPDAPSIIPQWHTASLMNYNPTPASELIQPVPRYANPSATRVNPELSVFKPQNGRPRYDSLLPISELDEDQSLSVEYNTTSAGRCKPRPPPLKPQNGGVREDYNTASFARINLGLGPLTRQDGSGGYEALSAVSAMVECPNSDRSVGFVRNKKHRVSGAGALHKVQNRVRRFIEGLPKTFIDDDLFPPDKVNLTVVDDLMEIASENSEIEKAFTKYVHHRNLSILYLVQNVFCQARQMYPGKTRFFLEAFEDATREPYGYLLVDLRGNTPEELRLRTGLFPPALPAVYIHKKITSKK; encoded by the exons ATGGACGCTCAAGGTAACGATACGCAACATCTTCTGGCAAATCTGTATACTGAAGCCGAACAAG CGGATCTATACGATATCCAGAATTTGGGCGCTGACGTTCTGGCTGAACTGTTTCCTACGAGTTCTGAAGAATGTTCTGCAGTTGCTGACATTCTAGATATCACACTCGGGG AGATGTCAATTGCACCAGAAGATGCTAAAGACACCCAAGTCTctaaagcctgtgaaatgtcggaccatgtgaaaaattggatgaaTCCTGGAACGCAGGCGAATAAAGAAAATATCCCGGCAAAAAAGCACAGGCCTGACGCCCCTAGCATTATACCGCAATGGC atactgCATCGCTGATGAACTATAATCCAACACCCGCATCTGAGTTAATACAGCCAGTGCCTAGATATGCCAATCCTTCAGCGACGCGTGTCAACCCGGAGCTCAGCGTGTTTAAGCCTCAAAATGGCCGGCCAAGATACGACTCGCTATTACCGATTTCAGAGCTAGATGAAGACCAATCTCTATCTGTGGAATACAACACAACTTCTGCTGGTCGCTGCAAACCGAGACCACCTCCATTAAAGCCGCAAAATGGAGGTGTCAGAGAGGATTATAATACAGCTTCTTTTGCACGCATAAATCTTGGACTAGGACCGTTAACCCGTCAAGATGGGAGTGGTGGATACGAAGCTCTCTCAGCAGTTTCTGCGATGGTTGAATGCCCGAATAGCGACAGAAGCGTTG GCTTTGTAAGAAATAAGAAGCATCGGGTCTCTGGCGCAGGTGCACTACACAAAGTACAAAACCGAGTGAGGAG ATTTATCGAGGGCCTTCCGAAGACATTTATAGATGATGACTTATTTCCGCCCGACAAGGTAAATTTGACCGTTGTTGATGATCTTATGGAGATCGCTAGTGAAAACAGCGAAATAGAAAAAGCATTTACCAAGTATGTACATCACAGAAATCTCAGCATTTTATATCTTGTGCAGAATGTGTTCTGTCAAG CGAGACAGATGTACCCCGGAAAGACGCGCTTCTTCTTAGAAGCCTTTGAGGATGCGACACGCGAGCCTTATGGGTATTTGCTGGTAGATTTAAGGGGTAATACGCCGGAGGAGCTGCGCTTGAGAACGGGCTTGTTTCCACCAGCCTTACCAGCTGTGTATATTCACAAAAAAATCACCTCTAAAAAGTGA
- the LOC136626526 gene encoding uncharacterized protein F54H12.2-like, producing MAFIHDGSIECTKSELDIFAIPPTQTSIEKSLFVEVQPIAALTENAPLEFFISGSGEYYYDLNNTLLHLTCRIVKQDNSDIPDGARVAFINYPIATLFNQVDITLGDRIISQSDNLYSYRAYIETILNYGSQALASQLTAGLFYKDTSGHHHDRTLDGPNLGFIKRAQASRRSKSVELLGPIYGDIFNQPKLILNGLDLKVKMTRNKDSFCLMSSDPEPYKVQITRASLFIKRVQVSPAVRIGHSQALLSSTAKYGLERACLKVYSVPAGARITNHENLFLGQIPKTVILGFVDNEAFSGSYQKNPICFNHYDINFASLYLDGQQIPARPFQPNFDAELAIREYMALVHISGKDKSDSAIAIDREEYIRGYTFFSFDLSPDQEPGLHYSLIKTGNLRAEIRFAIPTPHTINMIVYALNPAILEINHRREVLYDHN from the coding sequence ATGGCTTTCATACACGACGGGTCCATAGAATGCACCAAATCTGAATTGGATATTTTCGCCATACCGCCCACACAAACGAGTATTGAAAAATCGCTATTTGTTGAAGTACAGCCTATAGCGGCACTCACCGAGAACGCACCATTGGAATTCTTCATATCGGGCAGCGGTGAATATTATTATGACTTAAATAATACCCTCCTACATCTAACCTGCCGTATAGTTAAACAAGATAACTCGGACATCCCAGACGGTGCTCGCGTTGCATTTATTAATTATCCTATAGCGACGCTTTTCAACCAAGTGGACATCACGCTGGGGGATCGTATTATCTCGCAATCAGATAATCTTTATAGCTATAGAGCGTATATTGAAACTATTTTGAATtatggttctcaagcgctggcaTCACAGCTTACGGCTGGACTGTTCTACAAAGACACGTCTGGTCATCATCATGATAGGACTCTTGATGGCCCCAACTTAGGCTTCATCAAAAGAGCCCAGGCCTCACGCCGTTCTAAATCTGTGGAACTTTTGGGGCCTATTTATGGGGATATATTTAACCAGCCAAAGCTCatattaaatggattggatcttaAGGTTAAAATGACTAGAAATAAAGACTCTTTCTGCCTGATGTCTTCCGATCCCGAGCCGTATAAAGTTCAAATCACGCGAGCGTCCCTGTTCATAAAACGCGTGCAAGTGTCACCGGCTGTCAGAATAGGTCACAGCCAAGCACTTCTTTCATCCACGGCTAAATATGGACTAGAAAGAGCCTGCCTAAAAGTCTATAGCGTGCCTGCAGGGGCCCGAATTACGAACCATGAAAATCTGTTCCTCGGGCAGATTCCTAAAACAGTGATATTAGGATTTGTCGATAATGAGGCCTTTAGCGGATCGTATCAGAAGAATCCTATCTGCTTTAATCATTACGACATCAATTTTGCTTCTCTGTATCTGGACGGACAACAGATACCCGCCAGGCCTTTTCAGCCTAATTTCGATGCCGAATTAGCCATTAGAGAGTACATGGCTCTTGTGCATATTTCCGGAAAGGACAAATCAGACAGCGCGATCGCTATTGACCGAGAAGAATACATTCGcggttatacatttttttcttttgatcttTCTCCGGATCAGGAACCAGGATTACACTACTCCCTCATTAAAACGGGGAACCTGCGGGCAGAAATCAGATTTGCCATCCCTACGCCGCACACTATAAACATGATAGTGTACGCCCTCAACCCAGCTATTCTGGAGATAAACCACAGAAGAGAAGTCCTGTATGATCACAACTAA